Within Thunnus thynnus chromosome 15, fThuThy2.1, whole genome shotgun sequence, the genomic segment GAAATGTAACAACCCATGTAGGGGAGATTCTCATGTACAGTAGCAGTAGACCTATGTTTACTGAAACATCACAGGTACTTTTTATATGCTCCCACAGTGAGGGTGACACATGCCATACATGCAGTAAAACCTGCATGAACATACAGCAATGGCTGCTGGTTGCACTTTCACCTACTTCCTGCTACAGCCTATAACTCAGATGAACACCTAAGACTCCAGCTGTTACCGCTGTTACCGTAGCAAGCTGACACAGGATACATGGTGTACACTGAGTTGAAGCCAAACCGTTCTTTTCTTATCAGTTTTATTGCCTTAAAAGGGTGCCCTTATTCAGCACCCTCTTATCAATGCAGTTTAGTGTGACGTGCACTTGGGGTTAAAGAGCAGTAGGTTTATAACTGCAGCTGCTTTACCTATGGATGAGGATTACTCTAATCTTATCAGTTACATGGTAATGATGCATACAGTCATGACATCTGTAAGCCCTGTGCAAATCATGATTACAGTccattctttttttctattttctgtctttatgttGTGTAGCAGTTTTTAACTTTCGTGTCAAATGCAAATCAGTCAACTTAATGGTCTTCCATTCAAGACAGTTTGATTTGCCACATATTACTTTCTTTGTTACAGGCTTGCAGTGCAGGAAATGAGAGTGTCTTTGTGTgggaaaaaaagttaatttttgcaattttcatGCTTTCAGGAATAACAGCTTCCTGTATGGACTGAACACAAAGAAACTCCAGTTAGAAACAGCGTAACTGTGCTGTAAAGGAAGTGACAAATAGACACATAAATATCACAAAGGAACATCTTGTTGCCAGGAAACACTTTAACAAGAGTTTTGACCCTGGAGCTCACGCTGGTCTTTATTTAGCAGCTGTTTTCTTCAACTATGCTGACATCTACTGGTCTGACTTTGTACTAACagttacacatacagtattaaaaaCAAGTCAAGGAAATTGATGCAATGCAAAAGTATGTCTGTAGAATTTTCTGAATATAAATACTTAAGAATATACTAAATAATTTGACTTAAAGTTGCTTATGACCTTTCATACATTCATTGATTCTTCTGTGAAATGATGAACAGCATTGAATAGCAATgtctttattattcattttcaggACTCTCATGTGTGCTATAATTTGTATTTGCCACTGGTTGTTCTCTATTGGTGTAATTTTTAAGTTTCAGATTTGTATTAGGTCCATTTAAGAATTCAACTGCTTGAAGGGTAAAACTCTAGAGTAAGACTAAAGCAAAGTATTTCAGTCCTCTCTTCTTTAGTAGTATCATCATGCTCAAGCAAAACTCAAGACAGATCAACTGATCCATTAGCAATTTAAAGAAGACACACTAGAGCAAGGAAagataaatagaaaaacaaatgtacaaagaaacaacaaagcATTTTCTTCCTGACTGCACGCTTCCTGCCATGACTAATTCATGACTTCTTCCATTTTAGTCTGCTTGTTAAAGCGATAGGAGTGAGCACCACTACTGTGTTGCTGCTCtagtctttctttctctgtgtctctcaccctctgttctttgtttgctgtgtccctcccttcctctgtcctctctgccAAGCAATGCCCCAAATGGACAGCAGGTGTGCTCTTTAGCACTGCAGCACACAACCCACTGCAGTGCTAccatgtctgtgtatgtgtgtgtaagagtttgtgtgtgtgtgtgtgtatgcgtcaGCAGCTGGGACAGCCTGCCAGCTTGGCCACTGCTGCTCCTGCCACTCTGCagaaggagaggggggagagagaaaacGCTGGAGGAGAGTGGAGGGAGAAGAGAGTAAGGGGgatagagaggaagagggaaagagagagagagagggagccaAGGCCCAAATAAAGCCATGGGGGCCGGGGCTGGGCTGGGCCCCCCTTTTCTATAAATACGCTGGCCGCCTGGAGGCTCGGGTTTGGTGGTTGGAGCTTGGGACCATCgaccaccactgctgctgcagccctCCTCAAGGGAGTCTCCTCCACCTACTTATCATCCTCATCCTGGTCATCAGTGTTCTGGGCATCCAAGATGCCTCGAGTAGATGCAGACCTCAAGCTGGACTTTAAAGATGTCCTCTTCAGACCCAAGAGGAGCAGCCTCAAGAGTCGCTCAGAGGTTGGTGCTGTTAATTGCTTCTACTCTGATAATGTGATCCAAGTATTGCAGCTACTGTTAAATTAACCATCAGAGCAGGGTTCTTCTCAGGAGGAGTATAATCTGTTTAGTGCTGCATTCAGGAAGTACGCTTACGTTTACGCCTCTATGGTGGGTGACGTAATAGCGATATGTTAACTATTTAAACATGGgggtgggaggtgggggggaCAGCATTTTAGGGCCCTTTACCTCTGTTTGCTACACTGATTTAAAATGAAGATACAACATGATTTAAGATGAATAATCGATATATTTACTTGCAGAATAACAACAGCAGTGACATTTATTAACCCCCATAATCTTATAAGaatgtttatatgaatatttatgtctCTTcttattgtcttgttttgtgttaGCCAGTAGTTATGGACTGCCTTTGTACTTCACTGAGCAAAAAAGAAACTAGCCTGAATGAGCATGTAACAGTGGAGTGACCTTCTTAAAGGTGACAGAAAACAAGGCTAGCCTGTCACAGACAGGCACTATAACCAATAACAGAGAgaacagcaaaagaaaaagagaagagtcagagatttaaaaaaaagtagattttttaTCCAAATTGACTTGATCTGCtcaatcattattattttaagcaGGTTAAACAGGCCAAGATGTGTCCAGCACCCCTTGATTTGGCTCTTTAGGACAACACAATgctcttcttgttgttttgtacTTATAACTTCCTCAACTTTGCTATGTGTCACTATATCGAGTACTGGTACCGACCCAAAATCATGATACTGGTGTGATGGCACCAGATCTGGGGTGTAAGTGGGAGAGAGTTGGCTCCTGAGGGGTGGCAAGCAACATGAGACACAGGAGACTTCTCAGAAAACCTGTTTAAAAATAGGACTGTGTGATACAGCCAACCAGAACACATTCCATATGCCACAGAGATATCAGGATAACATAagacatatacatatgtatatctatatatatacatatgtatatgtatatatgacacatatttatatgacatatacatacatacatatatatacacacacacacgcacacatatatatatatgtgtgtgtgtgtgtgtgtgtgtgtgtgtgtgtgtgtgtgtgtgtgtgtgtgtgtgtatgcatacatacatacatacatatatacacacacacacacacacacacacacacacacacacatatatatatatatatcacagaGGTTACTTGGCACTGGGGCATGCACTGATGTGTACTGAGTGTAGTAAATACCAATTCTACTTTTTCTGAACTTTCTATCAAATcctcttttcctgctgtgacttCTTTCATTCAAACTTTTCAGTTAAATGTCCTGGTTTTTCATGCAGCCTAAGAGAAACATCtaaaattataaattatttcaGAGGCCTATAATCTACAAAACATGACTTCATTGCAGCaagccaaaacactgcagcCAAAACCGGTGGCCCGTGTACTCCACAAGCATCCATCTGTTGACGTTCTGACTGCTCTTGTTTGAATTATTGCTGCATTTAACATGAACAGAAATCCACCTGCCAAAGCTAAATTTACCCTACATCAAGGCTGTGTCGAGGAGGGGAGGGTATCTGAACACCATGGAAGATATTGAAGTACTGATGCACCACAATTTAGCATAAACATGTCCATTCAATGTGgatttttagcttttttgcAGATGCAATCACATCAGATCTGAGTCAGCTACATCTAGatgactgatgttttattgattctGTTACTTTAAATGGTCATAAAATCCATAGCATAAAGCACAGCAATGCTATATAACTGAGGTTGCATGCTGGATGCTGGTGTCATACACGTGTCATGATTTACTGGTGACTAGACTGGGAAATTCTGCTGAGTCATTGTGCTTTAAGAAGAGGCCTTTATTGATTTGCTGCAGCAAGAAAATGGATACGCCAGACTGGAcgctcctccctcccttcttaTCCATACTTCTGTCACtactttcctctttctcccgCCTATGAGTTATAGCCTCATTTTTGCTGTGGCTCTGAAAATCATTTCTCCGTGAAGGTTATGGCACACTTTATGCTGTTAGCCTGTTTTCACAGCTGAAGTAGTTTTGCATAATGGATGTCTTTGCTCTACTCAACAAAAGCATTCAACACTCTgaaactattaaataaaggGAGTCATTTTGATGGCTTGAATTATGTCTCAAACATTTATATCCCTCTTTATATCAGAGACATTCCTTGTGTatctttctgaagattgttgtggtGTATGTAAGTACACTGAGAGCCAataaaccagagtcaaattccttgtatgtgtaaacatactgaAAATAACCTTCCATACATCTTACAATTCCTGTAATATGTGTTTCCAGTTTAGCATAATAATTTGAAATATTGAGGTCTCGGGGCATGTTGACAACATTTACTTTCTCTAAATGTTTTTTGGTAAATGTAGTGTAACCGTAGAGTCCTAAAGAATCATAAAGTCACTATACTGACTCAGTtaagttagctaatgttagttagcattagccaccataagctagtggtcataccagaccaaataAGGCTGTACcagcaaaacccctgagtgtaTTTAACTGACCACGgctgttttattgcttatgaattcaactttttatttgtaagaAGAAGAATGTGATATTTCCTCTTTCAAAAATTACCTTGTGTTGCTTTAAAACTTGTAGGCTATGTGTGAACTCCACTTGTACTGAGTAGCTGACACTTGAGTGGTTACTGGATTATGTAAAGTGATTGCaataagatttatttattgcagatgttgtttttgaaaagaaatGCCTTGCATCATGAGTACAGATAAATACTTTCCTGTAAAGGGTACAGATAGTGTGTTACAATGAGCACTGCTTGTTTCATGTGGCTTATCACATTACAGCAGCACTGGCTTAGCTAGCTATCTGATCTAAATGATTTAGTGCCTTCCCACAATGACCACACAGACTCAGAACATGAGCCACATGAGCTGCTCACATTTCTAAGAAAATCATTAGTGTCCTTCAGGCaacttcagagaaaaaaaaatcatagccAGAGTCACAATTTCTTTCCACTTCCCCAGTAGGCCATAATTAATTTCCCTTAAACAAATTTCCAATTTCTCTTCACCCTCAGGTGGACCTTCAGAGGACCTTCACATTCCGCAACTCCAAACAGACCTACACCGGCATCCCCATCATCGCTGCCAACATGGACACCACAGGAACATTTGAGATGGCACAGGTCCTCAGCAAAGTGAGTTAACAacttaatgaatgaaaaataaatagaagcagcactgtgtttgtgcattttgtcTGTGGGTCCCTGCCAAagatctctgtgtgtgtccctcCACTGAGATTTCTTTGGAAGGATTTGACATagaatcacaaaacaaaaaccaagaTGCTGTGGTGAGTCTTGgggaaaaacatgaatttaacGACCTTGTCCTAGAAGCAGACATCTGCTTGCTTCTGGGATgttacttcttcttttttttttgtaacagcCAAGGTTGACTTAGAAAATCAAAGTGTCTGTAATCTTTTAATCATCAGTTATGAACTGAATGATTTACTCCTCAACCTGACAGCCTGTTGTTTTCTTGCATGTGAAACTTGAAAACAAACTTTGAAACAAAACTGAAGAGGGGAAAGTATGATGAGTTTAGAAAGGAGTGCTGCAAAtaatttgtcaaaaataaaaatgtggatttttatgtttgtggaaTTCGTTTCGCATCGAGCTGCCAACAAaatcctgtctttttctcttcctggcTCTCTTTTTAGCACACCCTCTTCACAGCCATTCATAAACACTACACTGTAGAGGACTGGAAAAACTTTGCTGCTAACCATCCAGAATGCTTAGAGGTAACAACATtcatctttcctttctttctttttaggTTGTTCCTCTTTATCAGCAAGAACATAATTACaaactttgacatttttatttataaaggcaTTAAAGTACGGCCTTGTGACTTTCCCACAGCATGTAGCTGCCAGCTCAGGCAGTGGCAAAGCAGATCTGGAGAAGCTGTGTGCCATCTTGGAAGCCATCCCTGCCCTCAAGTACATCTGTCTGGATGTGGCCAATGGCTACTCTGAGTACTTTGTGGAGTTTGTCAAGACGGTCAGAGAAAAGTTCCCCAAACACACCATCATGGTAAGAAAGATAGTTCAGGGGACCGGCTGGCAACTGTATGGATGTATTGTATCTTACGATTGTCTCCTTGCAGGCCGGTAACGTGGTAACAGGGGAGATGGTGGAGGAGCTCATCCTCTCCGGAGCTGACATCATCAAAGTGGGCATCGGACCAGGTGGGTGGGTGCGActgtctgagtgtgtttgtgaatagGTCTGAGGAGTGTGCTCCCTCAAAGTCAACACAGAAACTGTGCAGTCAGCACATACAAGCACAGACACaactgagagaggagaggagacagacagacagacagacagacaggcagacaggtcAGGCAAACACACAAAGGCCAGGAAGGCTACAGCAAAGTTTAACTGCTTGTAGTTTTCACTTTATAGACTCATAAAGTGCCTCTTACTGTacatttagtgtgtgtgtattttttacgCTACGGCGCCACTAACTACATGTTCCGTTTGCAGGATTTGAATTACAACAGGGTTTTATTACCAGTGAATTATTCTTTGTTTATGCAGCATGTATTTAGCAAAccattttaaaattacaactGTGGATCCCAGTGACCTTTAGTGTCACTTCCTTTATTGGTTGTTAAATCTCTCAGTAGCCTGGCATTTACgtatttatattaaattatcTGAATTGTTGTGTCTCTACTTCCTGACTATAGAATAGCCACTTGACCTGACAACTCAGGAAAGACAGCAGGTTCCTGTAGATACAGCAGCAGCAATTAAACACAGACGGAGATGGTACATGAAGATTGATTTTTCTAAAGTGTACACTGTGAACTGTGTGTTACAGGGTCTGTGTGCACGACAAGGATCAAGACAGGAGTAGGCTACCCACAACTCAGTGCTGTTATAGAGTGTGCAGACTCAGCCCACGGACTCAAAGGACACATTATCTCTGTAAGTCCACATCACTGAACAAAACATAACTACATATGTAGATTGGAACACACAAAGGGTTTTGTGGGCATCAGTCCAACAAAGAAGTAATTCACTGTGATCAAGTTAGATACAGAGGTATTGGATTATCATGCAAAATATATTCTAAATATGCAGGATGTtggaataaaaataacaaagaggTACATCAATATAGTTTGCATTGAGTTATTTTGCACTTCAAAGAGAACATTTGCTTGTTTCATGTGAAGCCATTCATGTACAGGATAGGGAACTACCTACCTTCCTTACCTAATCTATAGTGTAGATCAGCATGATTGAGTAATAATTGTTTCGAGGTTTGAGGTAAGATTTTATCTGCTCAAACACAATGAAGTGAGTgaacagtatttattttaagctgagctgagctgcagGAAAATTCAACAGAATTACAGTCATTCAGTTGCATAAAAGTTCTGCTTTTTTCTAATATAGTCTTGACAATGATGATACTGGGGTGCAGCCAGTAGAGGGCATCCTCAGTCCTCAAATGCTGCTTGAATTAACACCAAAGAGTACTTGACCTCGGCACATGGTGATTTGAATTATCTCTCTGTTCAGGATGGTGGCTGCAGTTGCCCAGGAGATGTAGCGAAGGCCTTTGGTAGGTATTCAACCCAcccattttttgttgtttttaaactgaCATAAGTCATGTATTGTATTGGGTCATATTTGATTGTGCAGTACTCACCACTGTGCCTCCTCCTTTGCCCCACAGGTGCCGGAGCTGACTTTGTGATGATGGGAGGAATGCTCGCAGGGCATGACCAGTGCTCCGGGGAGGTCATAGAGAAGAACGGCAAAAAGGTCAAACTCTTCTATGGcatgagctctgacacagccaTGAAGAAGTATGTGGGTGGAGTTGCTGAGTATAGGTGAGAGGCTGATTTTAGTAGATATGTAACAACTGTGATGAGTTTATAAATGTGGTTACATCAGTCCCACCAAGTATGCTTCTAAGGACTTCTATTCTTTCTATTCTATCTTCAGGGCGTCTGAGGGGAGGACAGTGGAAGTTCCCTACAAAGGAGATGTTGAGAACACCATCCGTGACGTGTTGGGGGGCCTCCGCTCCACCTGCACCTACGTGGGCGCCGCAAAGCTCAAAGAGCTTAGCAGGAGAACCACCTTCATTCGCGTCACGCAACAGTCCAGTCACATGTTCGCTTAGTGAAGAGGGGAAGGGGggttcacacatgcacacacacttacacagacTGCATAATATGCATTGTGTATTGACGGTAAGggaagacacacaaacacacacatacactttaaCACCATCACACAATCTGTTTCTCTCAGGATATCTGCTGTCAGAAAGCTGTTAGTTTCCTGCAGattgtgattaaaaataaactcaagTTTGACTTGAAACAAACTCCCAAAGGCATCGAAGCAC encodes:
- the gmpr gene encoding GMP reductase 1 translates to MPRVDADLKLDFKDVLFRPKRSSLKSRSEVDLQRTFTFRNSKQTYTGIPIIAANMDTTGTFEMAQVLSKHTLFTAIHKHYTVEDWKNFAANHPECLEHVAASSGSGKADLEKLCAILEAIPALKYICLDVANGYSEYFVEFVKTVREKFPKHTIMAGNVVTGEMVEELILSGADIIKVGIGPGSVCTTRIKTGVGYPQLSAVIECADSAHGLKGHIISDGGCSCPGDVAKAFGAGADFVMMGGMLAGHDQCSGEVIEKNGKKVKLFYGMSSDTAMKKYVGGVAEYRASEGRTVEVPYKGDVENTIRDVLGGLRSTCTYVGAAKLKELSRRTTFIRVTQQSSHMFA